Proteins encoded by one window of Sorex araneus isolate mSorAra2 chromosome 3, mSorAra2.pri, whole genome shotgun sequence:
- the LOC101541439 gene encoding cytochrome c oxidase assembly protein COX11, mitochondrial, whose translation MGGLWRAGWRHAALRGGPWRPAGALCRAAGSAEWSRGGAAAGTGLRRLAAWAGARASGRGARCPPPPLLLLPPARAPALVPRRPKSTNPFTRAQEEDWKRRNRTVLTYVAAAAVGMLGASYAAVPLYRLYCQTTGLGGSAVAGHSSDQIENMVPVKDRIIKVTFNADVHASLQWNFRPQQTEIYVVPGETALAFYRAKNPTDKPVIGISTYNVVPFEAGQYFNKIQCFCFEEQRLNPQEEVDMPVFFYIDPEFAEDPKMVNVDFITLSYTFFEAKEGHMPVPGYN comes from the exons ATGGGAGGGCTCTGgcgggcgggctggcggcacGCCGCTCTCCGCGGTGGGCCCTGGCGCCCCGCCGGGGCCCTGTGCCGGGCGGCCGGGAGCGCCGAGTGGAGCCGGGGGGGCGCGGCCGCCGGGACGGGGCTGCGGCGGCTCGCGGCgtgggcgggggcgcgcgcgagcgggcgcggggcgcgctgtccgccgccgccgctgctgctgctgccgccggcGCGGGCGCCGGCGCTGGTGCCGCGGCGGCCCAAGAGCACGAACCCGTTCACGCGCGCGCAGGAGGAGGACTGGAAGCGGCGCAACCGGACGGTGCTCACGTACGTGGCCGCGGCCGCCGTGGGCATGCTGGGGGCGTCCTACGCCGCGGTGCCCCTCTATCGGCTCTATTGCCAG aCTACTGGACTTGGAGGATCAGCAGTGGCAGGTCATTCATCAGACCAGATTGAAAACATGGTGCCTGTTAAGGACCGCATTATTAAAGTCACCTTTAATGCCGATGTGCATGCAAGTCTCCAGTGGAACTTTAGACCTCAGCAGACAGAAATATAT GTTGTGCCAGGAGAGACTGCACTGGCGTTTTACAGAGCTAAGAATCCAACGGACAAACCAGTGATTGGAATTTCTACTTACAATGTTGTACCATTTGAAGCTggacaatattttaataaaatacag TGCTTCTGTTTTGAAGAACAAAGGCTTAATCCACAAGAGGAAGTAGATATGCCAGTGTTTTTCTACATTGATCCTGAATTTGCTGAAGATCCAAAAATGGTGAATGTTGATTTCATCACTCTTTCTTACACGTTTTTTGAAGCAAAGGAGGGGCACATGCCAGTTCCAGGATATAACTGA